One window of the Eucalyptus grandis isolate ANBG69807.140 chromosome 6, ASM1654582v1, whole genome shotgun sequence genome contains the following:
- the LOC104450735 gene encoding SCY1-like protein 2, translating to MALNMKTLTQALAKAGAVIEKTVQTTVQEVTGPKPLQDYDLIDQIGSAGPALAWKLYSARASRDAGRAHQYPQVCVWVLDKRVLSEARARAGLSKAAEDAFLDIVRADAARLVRLRHPGVVHVVQALDENKNAMAMVTEPLFASVANALGNLENIPKVPKELKGMEMGLLEVKHGLLQIAESLDFLHNNARLIHRSISPENVLITSSGAWKLGGFGLAISSDQASGDLSSLQSFHYSEYDVEDSVLPLQPSLNYTAPELVRSKTASAGSASDVFSFGCLAYHLIAHKPLFDCHNNVKMYMNTLTYLSKEAFSTIPPELVPDLHRMLSANESFRPTALDFTGSPFFRDDTRLRALRFLDHMLERDNMQKSEFLKALSDMWKDFDSRVLRYKVLPPLCAELRNLVMQPMILPMVLTIAESQDKNDFELSTLPALVPVLSSASGETLLLLVKYADLIINKTSQEQLISHVLPLLVRAYDDSDARIQEEVLKKSAFLAKQLDISLVKQAILPRVHGLALRTTVAAVRVNALLCLGDLIPKLDKQATLEILQTIQRCTAVDRSAPTLMCTLGVANSMLKQYGVEFAAEHVLPLLVPLLTAQQLNVQHFAKYMLFVKDILRKIEEKRGVSVGDSGTEVKSSSVADGLQSQSNSKASGTVASTMKKSSSWDEDWGPTAKGLITANSPSISVPPTSSSQPVQLLSLQMPSSIPSAASSQQTITTCTPVADVEWPPRTSLSVKPHSNEAEKKLDAGASSTLSFDEIDPFADWPPRPSGSQNVSGSSKNGTVATSLNGSAVMSTSNMTNFQTSNWGFSQNSVEPSRTSVGNSASIGGGQNGGVSSQNSLGYLKQSQGNMSSSFNLDKKPSDIGSIFSSNKSEQTAPRLAPPPSTAVGRGRGRGLTSTSRSNPPKSASGQPPLLDLL from the exons ATGGCCCTCAACATGAAGACCCTGACCCAGGCCCTCGCCAAGGCCGGCGCGGTCATCGAGAAGACCGTGCAGACGACGGTCCAGGAGGTCACCGGCCCCAAGCCCCTCCAGGACTACGACCTCATCGACCAGATCGGCTCCGCCGGCCCCGCCCTCGCCTGGAAGCTCTACTCCGCCCGGGCCTCCCGCGACGCCGGGCGCGCCCACCAGTACCCCCAGGTCTGCGTCTGGGTCCTCGACAAGCGCGTCCTCTCCGAGGCGCGCGCGCGCGCCGGGCTGTCCAAGGCTGCGGAGGACGCCTTCTTGGATATAGTCCGGGCGGACGCGGCGCGGCTGGTGCGCCTCCGGCATCCCGGGGTGGTCCACGTGGTGCAGGCGCTGGACGAGAACAAGAATGCCATGGCCATGGTCACCGAGCCCCTGTTCGCGTCCGTCGCCAATGCGCTGGGCAATTTGGAGAATATTCCCAAGGTTCCTAAGGAGCTCAAGGGCATG GAGATGGGGTTGTTGGAGGTGAAGCATGGCTTGCTACAAATAGCAGAATCACTGGACTTTCTCCATAACAATGCGCGTCTCATACATCGGTCGATATCACCAGAG aacGTGCTTATTACGTCAAGTGGAGCTTGGAAGCTTGGTGGATTTGGTCTTGCCATTTCCTCAGACCAGGCCTCGGGGGATTTATCTAGTCTGCAATCCTTCCATTATTCT GAATATGATGTTGAGGATTCTGTATTGCCCTTGCAGCCATCACTAAATTACACTGCTCCTGAACTGGTCCGGAGCAAGACAGCTTCAGCTGGGTCTGCTTCTGATGTATTTAGTTTTGGATGCCTTGCTTACCACTTAATTGCTCACAAGCCTTTGTTCGACTGCCATAACAATGTCAAAATG TATATGAATACCTTGACATACTTATCAAAGGAAGCATTCTCAACCATTCCTCCTGAGTTAGTTCCTGACTTGCACAGAATGCTTTCAGCAAACGAATCTTTCAGGCCTACAGCACTTGATTTTACAG GTTCACCATTTTTTCGAGATGACACGAGGTTGAGAGCTCTTCGCTTCCTTGACCACATGCTT GAAAGAGACAATATGCAGAAATCTGAATTTCTGAAAGCATTATCAGATATGTGGAAAGATTTTGATTCTCGGGTTTTGCGGTATaag GTTCTGCCGCCACTTTGTGCTGAACTTCGGAATCTGGTGATGCAACCGATGATACTACCGATGGTACTTACGATAGCAGAGTCTCAG gataaaaatgattttgagttATCTACACTTCCAGCACTTGTTCCCGTTCTCAGTTCTGCTTCTGGTGAGACACTGCTACTACTTGTGAAGTACGCAGACCTAATTATCAACAAG ACTAGTCAGGAGCAGTTAATATCTCATGTCCTGCCATTATTGGTTCGAGCTTATGATGATAGTGATGCCCGCATACAAGAGGAAGTCTTGAAAAAATCTGCATTTCTTGCCAAGCAACTTGATATTTCG CTAGTCAAGCAAGCAATTTTGCCTCGAGTTCATGGCTTAGCGCTTAGAACCACTGTTGCTGCG GTGAGAGTCAATGCTTTGCTATGTTTAGGGGATTTAATCCCTAAGCTTGACAAGCAAGCTACCCttgaaattttacaaacaaTTCAACGTTGTACTGCTGTTGACCGTTCTGCTCCTACGCTCATGTGTACTCTAGGAGTTGCGAACTCTATGCTTAAGCAG TATGGAGTAGAATTTGCTGCAGAGCATGTCCTTCCATTACTTGTGCCTCTTCTCACTGCACAACAATTGAATGTCCAACATTTTGCCAAGTATATGCTCTTTGTAAAGGATATATTAAG GAAGATAGAAGAAAAACGAGGAGTTTCAGTTGGCGATTCTGGTACTGAGGTCAAGTCATCTTCCGTGGCAGATGGCCTGCAGTCCCAATCCAACAGCAAAGCAAGTGGTACTGTCGCCTCTACCATGAAGAAGTCCTCTTCTTGGGATGAAGATTGGGGTCCAACAGCTAAGGGACTCATCACTGCAAATTCCCCAAGTATCTCTGTACCTCCAACTTCCAGCAGTCAACCTGTGCAATTGCTTTCTCTGCAAATGCCTTCCTCCATCCCATCTGCAGCATCTAGCCAGCAAACAATCACAACATGCACCCCAGTAGCTGATGTGGAATGGCCTCCACGGACGTCATTGAGTGTTAAGCCCCATTCAAATGAGGCGGAGAAAAAATTGGATGCAGGGGCATCATCTACTttgagttttgatgaaattgaccCTTTTGCTGACTGGCCCCCACGCCCTAGTGGCTCCCAAAATGTTTCCGGGTCTTCCAAAAATGGCACTGTGGCAACATCTTTGAATGGTTCTGCTGTCATGAGTACGTCTAACATGACGAATTTCCAGACTAGCAACTGGGGCTTCAGTCAAAATTCTGTTGAGCCATCGAGAACCAGCGTAGGTAATTCTGCTTCAATTGGTGGTGGTCAAAATGGTGGTGTTAGCTCCCAGAATTCTTTAGGCTATCTAAAACAGAGTCAGGGAAATATGAGCTCTAGCTTTAATCTTGATAAGAAACCATCTGATATTGGATCCATCTTTAGTTCCAACAAGAGTGAACAGACTGCTCCTAGACTTGCACCACCACCTTCAACTGCAGTTggcagagggagagggagaggtttGACGTCAACCTCTCGGTCAAACCCTCCTAAATCGGCCTCTGGACAGCCGCCCCTTTTAGATCTACTGTAA
- the LOC104452274 gene encoding probable LRR receptor-like serine/threonine-protein kinase At3g47570, with protein sequence MSLALVYEFMVNGSLEEWLHPNPTPNDVDGNLKKLSLIQKINISIDVALALDYLHNQCKSPIIHCDLKPSNVLLDYDMVGDIGDFGLAKIIQESMSETRASISSADLRGIIGYAAPEYVKGSKVSREGDVYSCGILLLEMFIGLRPTSDTFRDNLNLHNYVVESLPQQAMEITDPVLLHEEEGHNGFRYSLHERNRIYQECLEMVYRIGLACSVEERRRRMSIDKVATQLHLIRQKLFAASFLGRMRYE encoded by the exons ATGAGTTTGGCTTTAGTTTATGAGTTCATGGTCAATGGTAGCCTAGAAGAGTGGCTGCACCCAAATCCAACTCCAAATGATGTAGATGGGAACTTGAAGAAATTGAGTCTCATCCAAAAGATAAACATTTCCATTGATGTTGCTTTAGCATTAGATTATCTCCACAATCAATGCAAAAGCCCAATAAttcattgtgatctaaagccaAGCAATGTACTTCTAGATTACGACATGGTTGGAGATATTGGTGACTTTGGGTTGGCGAAGATTATCCAGGAATCCATGTCTGAAACAAGAGCAAGTATAAGTTCTGCTGATTTAAGAGGAATTATTGGTTATGCTGCTCCTG AATATGTTAAAGGAAGCAAGGTTTCAAGAGAAGGTGATGTTTACAGTTGCGGCATCCTCTTATTAGAGATGTTCATAGGATTACGTCCCACCAGCGACACATTCAGAGATAATTTGAATCTTCATAATTATGTCGTTGAATCTCTGCCCCAACAAGCCATGGAGATTACTGATCCTGTGCTGCTTCACGAAGAAGAGGGCCACAACGGTTTCCGTTATTCGCTTCACGAAAGAAACCGCATATATCAGGAATGTTTGGAAATGGTATACCGTATTGGACTTGCTTGCTCCGTGGAGGAGCGTAGAAGGCGTATGAGCATCGACAAAGTTGCAACCCAGCTACATTTGATTAGGCAGAAACTTTTTGCAGCTTCTTTTCTTGGACGGATGAGATACGAATAG